A genomic region of Balaenoptera acutorostrata chromosome 4, mBalAcu1.1, whole genome shotgun sequence contains the following coding sequences:
- the FYTTD1 gene encoding UAP56-interacting factor isoform X2 produces MRVRWGIQQNSGFGKNSLSHRGRVMPGKRRPYGVITGLAARKATGIRKGISPMNRPPLSDKNIERYFPALKRKANLLRQNEVQRKPVAALKRPNQLNRKNNIPANFTRSGNKLSHQKDTRQATFLFRRGLKVQAQLNSEQLLDDVVAKRTRQWRTSTTNGGILTVSIDNPGAVQCPVTQKPRLTRTAVPSFLTKREQSDVKKVPKGVPLQFDINSVGKQTGMTLNERFGILKEQRATLTFNKGGSRFVTVG; encoded by the exons GTTTTGGTAAGAATAGTCTGAGCCATAGAGGAAGAGTGATGCCTGGAAAGAGACGTCCTTATGGAGTTATCACTGGCCTTGCAGCTCGGAAAGCAACTGGAATTCGAAAAGGAATTAGTCCTATGAATCGACCACCTCTAAGTGACAAG AATATAGAGCGATATTTTCCAGCGTTAAAAAGGAAGGCAAACCTTCTGAGACAAAATGAAGTACAGAGAAAACCAGTTGCAGCTCTCAAGAGACCTAACCAGTTAAATAGAAA AAATAACATTCCAGCCAATTTTACCAGGAGTGGAAATAAATTAAGTCATCAGAAAGACACTCGTCAGGCAACTTTTCTTTTCAGGAGAGGCCTGAAG gttCAGGCCCAGTTGAACTCAGAACAACTGCTAGACGATGTAGTAGCAAAGAGAACTCGTCA ATGGCGGACTTCCACCACAAATGGAGGAATTTTGACTGTATCCATTGATAATCCAGGAGCAGTGCAGTGCCCAGt aACTCAGAAACCACGATTAACTCGTACTGCTGTGCCCTCATTCTTGACAAAACGGGAGCAATCTGATGTAAAGAAAGTTCCTAAAGGTGTCCCCCTTCAATTTGACATAAATAGTGTTGGAAAAcag ACAGGGATGACTTTGAATGAGCGATTTGGGATCCTGAAGGAACAAAGAGCCACTCTCACTTTCAACAAAGGAGGAAGCCGCTTTGTAACTGTGGGATAG